A window of Gemmatimonadota bacterium contains these coding sequences:
- a CDS encoding AAA family ATPase — MVTATLFDDPRILVNGKRASLRRKELALVAYLALDGSGSVSREALATLFWGEKDESAARHSLRQALLVLRRELGDHLVESPTGLRLVPAADCDLLDLERDGLLREGDQAPLPDRLLPGFDDLGSEPFSQWLASRRAAYRARFRGALSARRDAAIATAQWRDAERCARGLEADLPLDADSVLQLVRTLRRAGAEADAAAVLAAALPRFESNGLDASALHALARARHTPSTRTPATKARADLVGRDRELAALRGWWDEAVEGGADTVGVGVVLTGIDGIGRTRLVEDLARAIPAAARRLVWIRASEGGEAIVQRVTRALLEARGAAAADPAVITRTRDAIEDGRAAAPADLAAVIAAIAAERPLLLVLDDADLWTADAEPLRNALLAPPGRTMVIVSSWRALAVPRGVHRLALAGLGREAIATLLSSVLPLEPEATAALASHFAAATDGHPAWILALVDRYRTDGVLVPSANGAWALHSLPDSAPVPADLRDAISERLDALPPDQRAVLDRISGAPEGVAGATVAALGHATGLGHAALVAALDALVRDGLLRAATAPDAAYTIAHVVIQRVARESLHPARLWSEAESRRGRGWTRWALAATALLFVVGAWRGPWRAPSPVDASPPLIALEPLAIASTPDSSMRPIDEMLATNLARIEGIAILPPAPPGLALDSTRTALRAGAALVISGSVSRRGGSVRLDLRLTERRDGRIRHGIVVEAGDLFAAVDQATAELAEALGRRMPSAPLAHVSTASLAAFESYERGERSRAMGDRVRAIEWLVDAIRADPSFALARLRLAQAIGEWDKATATAQLDTALRAADRLPERERLLVRAERALLEEDPVREVLADSLVRLWPLDPNGHLLLGQALVWRGDFAMAARAFERAIMLDAPGLERSEVSCLACDAYEGLINAHLLADSLAAATRVAREWQTRQPDAGRAAAARSTVAQHANDLVEAAAAARRAVVLNPADPYQHVYEAVWAIRSGEEQRAVALLAEELRHPDPARRRHAAWFAAIAERNAGRPDLAERRLRALLDSIPAHERAAWSVHRMQQAQALLEAGRPVAAAALFDSLAQQNGPVHSPHAVARWRAWMGTLAADALAASGDTLALARRAQEIEAWGVQSAYGRDRLLHHHVRGLLLRARGDLEGARRAFEAARWSPTGSYARTQLALADVLLLLERPRDALGVLHQASHGSLESVHLYGTRRDLHERFARAFSAAGFPDSAAIHVRWVERASR; from the coding sequence ATGGTCACCGCGACCCTCTTCGACGACCCGCGCATCCTCGTGAATGGCAAACGAGCCTCCCTCCGCCGGAAGGAGTTGGCGCTCGTCGCCTACCTCGCGCTTGACGGTTCGGGCTCCGTCTCGCGGGAGGCGCTCGCCACGCTCTTCTGGGGTGAGAAGGACGAGAGCGCCGCCCGGCATTCCCTGCGGCAAGCCCTGCTCGTCCTTCGTCGCGAGCTCGGGGACCACCTCGTCGAGTCGCCGACCGGCCTCCGCCTCGTCCCCGCCGCGGACTGCGATCTGCTGGACCTCGAGCGCGATGGGCTCCTGCGCGAGGGCGATCAGGCGCCCCTGCCGGATCGCCTCCTTCCGGGTTTCGACGACCTCGGGAGCGAACCCTTCTCCCAGTGGTTGGCCAGCCGGCGCGCAGCCTATCGCGCGCGCTTTCGCGGCGCTCTCTCCGCGCGGCGCGATGCGGCGATCGCCACGGCCCAGTGGCGCGACGCCGAACGGTGTGCGCGTGGCCTCGAGGCCGACCTCCCGCTGGACGCCGACAGCGTGTTGCAGCTGGTGCGCACGTTGCGCCGCGCCGGCGCGGAGGCCGATGCGGCCGCGGTCCTCGCCGCGGCGCTCCCGCGGTTCGAGTCCAACGGCCTCGATGCGAGCGCACTGCATGCGCTCGCGCGCGCGCGGCACACCCCGAGCACGCGCACGCCCGCGACCAAGGCCCGGGCGGACCTCGTGGGCCGCGACCGTGAACTCGCGGCACTGCGCGGCTGGTGGGACGAGGCGGTCGAGGGTGGCGCCGACACCGTCGGCGTGGGCGTCGTGCTCACCGGCATCGACGGCATCGGTCGAACGCGGCTCGTGGAGGATCTTGCGCGAGCGATCCCGGCGGCGGCGCGGCGTCTCGTCTGGATCCGCGCGAGCGAGGGCGGCGAGGCGATCGTCCAGCGCGTCACGCGGGCCTTGCTCGAGGCGCGCGGCGCCGCGGCGGCCGATCCCGCGGTGATCACCCGGACGCGCGACGCGATCGAGGATGGTCGTGCGGCCGCACCCGCGGACCTCGCCGCGGTGATCGCGGCGATCGCCGCCGAACGGCCGCTCCTGCTCGTGCTCGACGATGCGGACCTCTGGACCGCCGACGCCGAGCCGCTGCGGAACGCGCTCCTCGCGCCTCCCGGCCGGACGATGGTCATCGTGAGCAGTTGGCGCGCGCTCGCCGTGCCGCGCGGGGTCCATCGCCTCGCGCTCGCCGGGCTCGGGCGCGAGGCGATCGCGACGTTGCTTTCTTCGGTGCTGCCGCTGGAGCCGGAAGCGACGGCGGCGCTCGCGTCCCATTTCGCGGCCGCGACCGACGGGCATCCGGCGTGGATCCTCGCGCTCGTCGACCGCTATCGCACCGACGGTGTGCTCGTGCCCTCCGCGAACGGGGCCTGGGCTTTGCACTCCCTCCCGGACTCCGCCCCCGTTCCCGCCGACCTGCGCGACGCGATCAGCGAGCGCCTCGACGCGCTCCCACCCGACCAGCGCGCGGTGCTCGACCGGATCTCCGGGGCCCCGGAGGGCGTCGCGGGGGCGACCGTCGCCGCGCTCGGCCACGCCACCGGGCTCGGGCACGCCGCGCTGGTCGCGGCACTCGACGCGCTCGTCCGTGACGGGCTCCTCCGCGCTGCGACCGCGCCGGATGCGGCGTACACGATCGCGCACGTCGTGATCCAGCGCGTGGCGCGCGAGTCGTTGCACCCGGCCCGGCTCTGGTCGGAGGCGGAGTCGCGCCGCGGACGCGGATGGACCCGCTGGGCCCTTGCGGCGACCGCGCTCCTGTTCGTCGTGGGAGCGTGGCGGGGTCCGTGGCGCGCCCCCTCGCCCGTGGACGCGTCGCCGCCGCTGATCGCGCTCGAACCGCTCGCGATCGCCTCGACCCCCGATTCGAGCATGCGACCGATCGACGAGATGCTCGCGACCAACCTGGCGCGCATCGAAGGGATTGCGATCCTTCCGCCCGCGCCGCCGGGCCTGGCCCTCGACTCCACGCGGACCGCGCTGCGCGCCGGTGCGGCGTTGGTGATCTCCGGCTCGGTCTCGCGTCGCGGCGGGAGCGTGCGACTCGACCTGCGGTTGACGGAGCGCCGCGATGGCCGGATCCGTCATGGCATCGTCGTCGAGGCGGGCGACCTCTTCGCGGCGGTCGACCAGGCGACGGCGGAACTCGCCGAGGCGCTCGGGCGTCGCATGCCCTCGGCGCCACTCGCGCACGTGTCGACGGCCTCGCTCGCGGCGTTCGAATCGTACGAGCGGGGCGAGCGGTCGCGCGCGATGGGCGATCGGGTGCGCGCGATCGAGTGGCTCGTGGACGCCATCCGGGCCGACCCCTCGTTCGCGCTCGCGCGGCTGCGGCTCGCGCAGGCGATCGGCGAGTGGGACAAGGCGACGGCGACGGCACAGCTCGACACGGCGCTGCGGGCGGCGGACCGCCTGCCCGAGCGGGAGCGGCTGCTCGTGCGCGCCGAACGCGCGTTGCTCGAGGAGGATCCGGTGCGCGAGGTGCTCGCGGACTCGCTCGTGCGCCTCTGGCCGCTCGATCCCAACGGACATCTGCTCCTCGGCCAAGCGCTCGTCTGGCGCGGCGACTTCGCGATGGCGGCGCGCGCCTTCGAGCGCGCGATCATGCTCGACGCGCCGGGGCTCGAGCGCAGTGAGGTGTCGTGCCTCGCCTGCGATGCGTACGAGGGGCTGATCAACGCGCACCTGCTGGCCGATTCGCTCGCGGCGGCGACCCGCGTCGCGCGCGAGTGGCAGACGCGGCAGCCCGACGCGGGCCGCGCGGCCGCGGCGCGCTCGACCGTGGCACAGCACGCGAACGACCTCGTCGAGGCCGCGGCGGCCGCCCGTCGGGCCGTGGTGCTCAATCCGGCCGACCCGTACCAGCACGTGTACGAGGCCGTCTGGGCGATCCGCTCGGGGGAGGAGCAGCGGGCCGTGGCGCTGCTGGCCGAGGAACTCCGCCACCCCGATCCTGCGCGACGGCGGCACGCGGCCTGGTTCGCGGCGATCGCCGAGCGCAACGCGGGACGACCAGACCTCGCCGAACGCCGCCTTCGCGCACTCCTCGACTCGATCCCGGCGCACGAGCGCGCTGCCTGGTCGGTGCATCGGATGCAGCAGGCCCAAGCCCTCCTCGAAGCGGGGCGCCCCGTCGCGGCCGCGGCGCTCTTCGATTCCCTCGCGCAACAGAACGGGCCGGTGCACTCCCCCCACGCGGTGGCGCGATGGCGGGCGTGGATGGGCACGCTCGCGGCGGATGCGCTCGCGGCCTCGGGGGACACGCTCGCGCTCGCACGACGGGCACAGGAGATCGAGGCGTGGGGCGTGCAGAGCGCGTACGGCCGCGATCGCTTGCTGCACCATCACGTGCGCGGGCTGCTGCTGCGTGCGCGTGGCGATCTCGAGGGCGCGCGCCGCGCCTTCGAGGCCGCACGCTGGAGTCCCACCGGGTCGTATGCGCGCACGCAGCTCGCGCTCGCCGACGTGCTCCTCCTCCTCGAACGTCCGCGCGACGCGCTCGGCGTGCTGCATCAGGCTTCGCACGGGTCGCTCGAGAGCGTCCACCTGTACGGCACGCGCCGCGACCTGCACGAGCGCTTCGCGCGGGCCTTCAGCGCAGCGGGGTTCCCCGACTCGGCCGCGATCCATGTCCGGTGGGTGGAGCGCGCGAGCCGGTGA
- a CDS encoding S9 family peptidase: MSLSSCTGARLRRVARAALLLMLVGGLAGAQDAYRQPPAAIQRILDAPATPTSIVTPDRQWILLLERPGLPPISEIAAPEYRVAGIRLDPRTSGPSRQNPARGMSIMPIGGGAATPIAMTLPAGAGVGAPSWSPSGKRFAFVVSTDDALTLWVGDVAAKSARQLSARRLNAVLGAPCDWTGDEALVCTFVPQDRGAEPVAAPTPVGPIVQQTLTGSADRAATYQDLLKSPHDEAIFAHYATSQLARVTLDGAVTPIGAAGIISGATVSPDGQWLLVTTLSRPFSYSVPLNFFPTRIEVWAMDGRVARTLATRPLIERVAWGGDGAQVGPRNPSWRADAAATLAWTEALDGGDPTKQAAKRDRVLSLAAPFAGEPATVLETEWRARGITWARADLALATESHSRQRKTRTWAIDPSGKTAPRLLWERSTEDRYGDPGQFVTRRDARGQQVLHVTADGKSAFLRGSGASPEGDRPFVDRYELATGKTARLFQSTAPYYETVTDLLDDNGTRLLTRRESVSEPPNLWQRDLVRRIAPRQITEFKDPAPEFAGVRSERVSYTRRDGVKLHATVYLPPGYDKQRDGALPFLLWAYPLEFGSADAASQVTGSPYRFTRPGGSSHLFALLQGYGVMDDPTMPIIGFDGKEPNDTYVEQLTASAEAAIDQIVGMGVADRDRIAVGGHSYGAFMTANLLAHTRLFRAGIARSGAYNRTLTPFGFQGEERSYWQAQDLYERMSPFTYADKIKTPILLVHGMADNNTGTFPIQSERMYAALKGNGATVRYVQLPSESHGYQARESVGHTLFEMMAWLDQFVKPPKPRM; encoded by the coding sequence ATGTCCCTGTCGTCCTGCACCGGTGCGCGCCTGCGCCGCGTCGCGCGTGCCGCGCTCCTCCTCATGCTCGTCGGCGGGCTCGCCGGCGCACAGGATGCGTACCGCCAGCCCCCCGCCGCGATCCAGCGCATCCTCGACGCCCCGGCGACGCCGACGTCGATCGTCACGCCGGACCGCCAATGGATCCTCCTCCTCGAGCGGCCGGGCCTGCCGCCCATCAGCGAGATCGCCGCGCCCGAGTACCGCGTGGCGGGCATCCGCCTGGATCCCCGCACGAGCGGACCGTCGCGGCAGAATCCGGCGCGGGGGATGTCGATCATGCCGATCGGCGGCGGCGCGGCGACGCCCATCGCGATGACGCTGCCGGCTGGCGCGGGCGTGGGCGCGCCGAGCTGGTCGCCGAGCGGGAAGAGGTTCGCGTTCGTGGTGAGCACCGACGATGCGCTCACGCTCTGGGTGGGAGATGTCGCCGCGAAGAGCGCGCGGCAGCTCTCCGCACGCCGGTTGAACGCGGTGCTCGGCGCACCATGCGATTGGACGGGCGACGAGGCCCTCGTCTGCACCTTCGTGCCGCAGGATCGCGGCGCCGAACCGGTCGCGGCGCCGACGCCGGTGGGGCCGATCGTTCAGCAGACGCTGACGGGAAGCGCCGATCGCGCCGCGACCTATCAGGACCTGCTCAAGAGCCCGCACGACGAGGCGATCTTCGCGCACTACGCGACGAGCCAGCTGGCGCGCGTGACGCTCGACGGCGCGGTGACGCCGATCGGCGCGGCGGGGATCATCTCCGGCGCCACGGTGAGCCCCGACGGCCAGTGGCTCCTCGTGACGACGCTCTCGCGACCCTTCTCGTACTCGGTGCCGCTCAACTTCTTCCCGACGCGCATCGAGGTCTGGGCGATGGACGGGCGCGTCGCGCGCACGCTCGCGACCCGGCCGCTCATCGAACGCGTCGCGTGGGGCGGCGACGGGGCGCAGGTGGGCCCGCGCAATCCGTCGTGGCGCGCCGACGCGGCGGCGACGCTGGCGTGGACCGAGGCGCTCGATGGTGGCGATCCGACCAAGCAGGCCGCGAAGCGCGATCGCGTGCTGAGCCTCGCCGCGCCGTTCGCCGGTGAGCCCGCGACGGTGCTCGAGACCGAGTGGCGCGCCCGCGGGATCACCTGGGCGCGCGCCGACCTCGCGCTGGCGACCGAGTCGCACAGCCGCCAGCGGAAGACGCGCACCTGGGCGATCGACCCGAGCGGCAAGACCGCGCCGCGCCTGCTCTGGGAGCGTTCCACCGAGGACCGCTACGGCGATCCGGGCCAGTTCGTCACGCGCCGCGACGCGCGCGGCCAGCAGGTGCTGCATGTCACGGCCGACGGCAAGTCCGCCTTCCTCCGCGGCAGCGGCGCGAGCCCCGAGGGCGACCGGCCGTTCGTCGACCGGTATGAGCTTGCCACGGGCAAGACGGCGCGGCTCTTCCAGTCCACCGCGCCCTACTACGAGACCGTGACCGACCTGCTCGATGACAACGGCACGCGGCTCCTCACGCGACGGGAGTCCGTCTCCGAGCCGCCCAATCTCTGGCAGCGCGACCTCGTGCGCCGCATCGCGCCGCGACAGATCACCGAGTTCAAGGATCCGGCGCCGGAGTTCGCGGGCGTGCGCAGCGAGCGCGTGAGCTACACGCGCCGCGACGGCGTGAAGCTCCATGCGACCGTGTACCTCCCGCCCGGCTACGACAAGCAGCGCGACGGAGCGCTGCCGTTCTTGCTCTGGGCGTACCCGCTCGAGTTCGGTTCGGCGGACGCGGCGTCGCAGGTCACCGGCTCGCCCTACCGCTTCACGCGGCCCGGCGGCTCGTCGCACCTCTTCGCGTTGCTGCAGGGGTACGGCGTGATGGATGACCCGACGATGCCGATCATCGGGTTCGACGGGAAGGAGCCGAACGACACCTACGTGGAGCAACTCACCGCGAGCGCCGAGGCGGCGATCGACCAGATCGTCGGTATGGGGGTCGCCGACCGCGATCGGATCGCCGTGGGTGGCCATTCGTACGGCGCGTTCATGACCGCGAACCTGCTCGCGCACACCCGGCTGTTCCGCGCCGGCATCGCGCGTTCGGGAGCGTACAACCGGACGCTGACGCCGTTCGGATTCCAGGGCGAGGAACGGAGCTACTGGCAGGCACAGGACCTCTACGAGCGGATGTCGCCGTTCACGTATGCCGACAAGATCAAGACGCCGATCCTACTGGTGCACGGCATGGCGGACAACAACACCGGCACCTTCCCCATCCAGTCCGAGCGGATGTATGCCGCCCTCAAGGGGAACGGCGCGACGGTCCGCTACGTGCAGCTGCCGTCGGAGTCGCATGGCTACCAGGCGCGCGAGAGCGTGGGGCACACCCTCTTCGAGATGATGGCCTGGCTGGACCAGTTCGTGAAGCCGCCGAAACCGCGGATGTAG
- a CDS encoding TonB-dependent receptor — MRPVLRTILGLLLLSFGTIRPAVAQEAAAGLISGTVLAAGTDAPLDGAQVLLVGTERRATTDARGRFVITGVAPGVWRVQVRAIGYAPLIVPDLVVGSAKPATVVVRLAPIATDLGAVAVTASYFLPSLSATTSTQSFTSEAIRRAPGVQEDVVRAVALFPGVGVTQPGRNDLVVRGGAPFENLFLVDGIEVPNINHFGSQGSTGGPLSLINVDAVEGASFSTGGFAPKYGDRTASVTSITLREGNRERLAGEFTLSATGGFAVAEGPLGENGSFYFSARRSYLDLLFKAAGFGFVPAYVDGQLKVVERLGDRSTLSFLVIGADGTVTFFNDEPDQRYDNSRVVAPSQRQYFSGLTWRRLLERGVLDVTLGRTWTRFTTIQNDSLDPPNTIFRAFSTEGETSLRADLSIQATPRVELSGGAQMKYASTLDYDVLLPGAARLDAVGLPRPLTVDTSFTADRQALYGQVAWQATAKLRTTTGLRLDRYGFLDGALRASPRLGARYALTERTTLTASLGSYWQAPSYIWLIGDPSNRTLPPFRADQGVLGVEHLPRPDVKVQFEAYAKRYTGYPRRVFRPQAVLAPAGFDDVTSDIPFGLEPLVAEATGRSMGVEALVQKQLSDILLFGLASVSVSRTTFDGADGVRRPGSFDTRFIGNAVLGWRPNAKWEVSGKVRVATGLPLTPIITTGPQAGRRDFTRWNEGGRLPLFHALDLRVDRRWSLRRLQLVGYLDVQNVYGRENITNEEWDPRTAAVVRNASLGLLPSIGFSVEW, encoded by the coding sequence ATGCGACCAGTACTCCGCACCATCCTCGGCCTGCTCCTCCTCTCGTTCGGGACCATCAGGCCGGCCGTCGCCCAGGAGGCGGCGGCCGGTCTCATCTCCGGGACCGTCCTCGCCGCGGGGACCGACGCGCCGCTCGACGGGGCGCAGGTCCTCCTCGTGGGCACCGAACGCCGCGCGACCACCGATGCGCGCGGGCGATTCGTCATCACCGGCGTCGCGCCCGGCGTCTGGCGCGTGCAGGTGCGCGCGATCGGCTACGCACCGCTCATCGTCCCGGACCTCGTGGTCGGTTCGGCGAAGCCGGCGACCGTCGTCGTGCGACTCGCGCCCATCGCGACCGACCTCGGCGCGGTCGCCGTCACCGCCTCCTACTTCCTCCCCTCGCTCAGCGCCACGACCAGCACGCAGTCGTTCACGAGCGAGGCGATCCGCCGCGCCCCCGGCGTGCAGGAGGATGTCGTGCGGGCCGTCGCCCTCTTCCCCGGCGTGGGCGTGACGCAGCCGGGACGCAACGACCTCGTGGTCCGCGGCGGCGCGCCGTTCGAGAACCTCTTCCTCGTCGACGGGATCGAGGTGCCGAACATCAACCACTTCGGTTCGCAGGGCTCGACCGGCGGACCGCTCTCGCTGATCAACGTCGATGCCGTCGAGGGCGCGAGCTTCTCCACCGGCGGCTTCGCGCCCAAGTACGGCGACCGCACCGCGTCGGTCACGAGCATCACGCTCCGCGAGGGCAATCGCGAGCGGCTCGCCGGCGAGTTCACGCTCTCGGCCACCGGCGGGTTCGCCGTGGCCGAAGGACCGCTCGGCGAGAACGGCTCCTTCTACTTCAGTGCGCGACGGTCGTACCTCGACCTGCTCTTCAAGGCAGCGGGATTCGGGTTCGTCCCCGCGTACGTCGATGGCCAGCTGAAGGTCGTCGAGCGCCTGGGGGACCGGAGCACGCTCTCGTTCCTCGTCATCGGGGCCGACGGCACGGTCACCTTCTTCAACGACGAACCCGACCAGCGCTACGACAACTCGCGCGTCGTCGCGCCGTCGCAACGGCAGTACTTCTCGGGGCTCACCTGGCGCCGGCTCCTCGAGCGCGGCGTGCTCGACGTGACGCTCGGCCGCACGTGGACGCGCTTCACGACCATCCAGAACGACTCGCTCGACCCGCCGAACACGATCTTCCGCGCCTTCTCCACCGAGGGCGAGACCTCGCTGCGCGCCGACCTCTCCATCCAGGCGACGCCGCGGGTCGAGCTGTCCGGCGGCGCGCAGATGAAGTACGCGAGCACGCTCGACTACGACGTCCTGCTCCCGGGCGCGGCGCGACTCGACGCGGTCGGCCTCCCCAGGCCGCTCACGGTCGACACGTCGTTCACGGCGGACCGTCAGGCGCTCTACGGCCAGGTCGCGTGGCAGGCGACGGCGAAGCTGCGCACCACCACCGGCCTGCGCCTGGATCGCTACGGCTTCCTCGACGGGGCGCTGCGCGCGAGTCCCCGTCTGGGTGCCCGGTATGCGCTGACCGAACGCACGACGCTCACCGCGAGCCTTGGCAGCTACTGGCAGGCGCCGAGCTACATCTGGCTCATCGGCGACCCGTCGAACCGCACCCTGCCCCCCTTCCGTGCCGATCAGGGTGTGCTCGGCGTGGAGCACCTCCCGCGCCCCGACGTGAAGGTGCAGTTCGAGGCGTACGCCAAGCGCTACACCGGGTATCCCCGCCGCGTCTTCCGTCCGCAGGCGGTGCTCGCGCCCGCGGGCTTCGATGATGTGACGAGCGACATCCCGTTCGGCCTCGAACCGCTCGTCGCCGAGGCGACGGGGCGCTCGATGGGGGTGGAGGCGCTGGTGCAGAAGCAGCTCAGCGACATCCTGCTCTTCGGGCTCGCGAGCGTGAGCGTGAGTCGGACGACGTTCGACGGGGCCGACGGCGTGCGCCGCCCGGGCAGCTTCGACACGCGCTTCATCGGCAACGCCGTGCTCGGCTGGCGCCCGAATGCCAAGTGGGAGGTGAGCGGCAAGGTGCGCGTGGCGACGGGCCTGCCGCTCACGCCGATCATCACGACCGGTCCGCAGGCGGGGCGGCGGGATTTCACGCGGTGGAACGAAGGCGGGCGACTGCCACTCTTCCACGCGCTCGACCTGCGCGTGGACCGTCGGTGGTCGCTGCGGCGGCTGCAGTTGGTGGGCTATCTCGATGTGCAGAACGTGTACGGCCGAGAGAACATCACCAACGAGGAGTGGGATCCGCGGACGGCGGCGGTGGTGCGCAATGCGTCGCTCGGGTTGCTGCCGAGCATCGGGTTCAGCGTGGAGTGGTGA
- a CDS encoding D-aminoacylase → MHPRSLIAALVACLAPLALTAQQPEWTLLIRNGTVVDGTGAARYAADVAIKDDRIVLVSRTPLDAARAARTIDARGLVVAPGFIDLHAHIEPLLNMPDAKSAVTQGITLSLGGPDGGGPLPLAPYLVRAQAAGLGMNVAYLVGHNAIRREVMGTEDRAPTPAELARMIALVRQGMGDGAFGMSTGLRYVPGYYSKTDEVVALSRAAADSGGIYTSHLREEGLGLIDGVREAITIARDARIPVVLTHHKAVGQPMWGKSVVTLAMVDSARVQGLDVMIDQYPYTASQTGLGVLIPPWALSGGTPALKQRLADPVLRDSIERGVVELLRTDRGGGDTRRVQFGSVAWDRTLEGKTLYDWTERRGVGPSLEAAAKLVLEGELNGSAGMVYHIIDEGDVRRIMAHPQTMIASDGSLTRPGQGVPHPRSYGTFPRVLGEYVRVQHVLTLEQAIHKMTGMPAKRLNLQGQRGCLAAGCFADVTLFDPNTVGSPATFTEPHQYATGVPYVIVNGVPVVDGGAMTAARPGRTIRRPH, encoded by the coding sequence ATGCATCCCAGGTCCCTGATCGCCGCGCTCGTCGCCTGCCTCGCGCCGCTCGCCCTGACCGCGCAGCAGCCCGAGTGGACGCTGCTGATCCGCAACGGCACCGTTGTCGACGGCACCGGCGCGGCCCGCTATGCCGCCGACGTCGCCATCAAGGACGATCGCATCGTCCTCGTCTCGCGCACGCCGCTCGATGCCGCGCGCGCCGCCCGCACGATCGACGCGCGGGGTCTCGTCGTCGCGCCGGGGTTCATCGACCTGCACGCGCACATCGAGCCGCTGCTCAACATGCCCGATGCCAAGAGCGCGGTCACGCAGGGCATCACCCTCTCGCTCGGCGGTCCGGACGGCGGCGGTCCACTGCCGCTCGCGCCGTATCTCGTGCGCGCGCAGGCCGCCGGGCTCGGCATGAACGTCGCCTATCTCGTCGGGCACAACGCCATCCGGCGCGAGGTGATGGGCACGGAGGACCGCGCCCCCACGCCGGCCGAGCTCGCGCGCATGATCGCGCTCGTGCGGCAGGGCATGGGTGACGGGGCGTTCGGCATGAGCACCGGCCTGCGCTACGTGCCCGGCTACTACTCCAAGACGGACGAGGTCGTCGCGCTGTCGCGAGCGGCCGCCGACTCCGGCGGCATCTATACGTCGCACCTCCGCGAGGAAGGGCTCGGCCTCATCGATGGCGTGCGCGAGGCGATCACGATCGCGCGCGATGCGCGCATCCCGGTCGTGCTCACGCATCACAAGGCCGTCGGTCAGCCGATGTGGGGCAAGAGCGTCGTCACGCTCGCCATGGTCGATTCGGCGCGCGTGCAGGGACTCGATGTCATGATCGACCAGTATCCGTACACGGCGAGCCAGACCGGGCTTGGGGTGCTCATCCCACCCTGGGCGCTCTCGGGCGGCACGCCGGCGCTCAAGCAGCGCCTCGCTGATCCGGTGCTCCGCGACTCCATCGAGCGCGGCGTCGTCGAGTTGCTCCGCACCGATCGCGGCGGTGGCGACACGCGACGCGTGCAGTTCGGTTCGGTCGCGTGGGATCGCACGCTCGAGGGGAAGACGCTGTACGACTGGACCGAGCGCCGCGGGGTGGGGCCTTCGCTCGAGGCCGCAGCGAAGCTCGTGCTCGAGGGCGAGCTCAACGGCAGCGCGGGGATGGTCTATCACATCATCGACGAGGGTGACGTGCGCCGCATCATGGCGCACCCGCAGACGATGATCGCGAGTGACGGTTCCCTCACGCGTCCAGGGCAGGGCGTCCCGCATCCGCGGAGCTACGGCACCTTCCCGCGCGTGCTCGGCGAGTACGTGCGCGTGCAGCATGTGCTCACGCTCGAGCAGGCGATCCACAAGATGACCGGCATGCCGGCCAAGCGCCTGAACCTGCAGGGCCAGCGCGGCTGCCTCGCGGCGGGCTGCTTCGCCGACGTGACCCTGTTCGACCCGAACACCGTCGGCAGCCCCGCGACCTTCACCGAGCCGCATCAGTACGCGACGGGGGTCCCGTACGTGATCGTGAACGGGGTGCCGGTGGTGGATGGTGGTGCGATGACGGCGGCGCGGCCAGGAAGGACCATCCGGCGGCCGCACTGA